One window of Klebsiella quasivariicola genomic DNA carries:
- the nlpA gene encoding lipoprotein NlpA, with amino-acid sequence MKLRLRAAAAVMLAGLVLVGCDQKGNDAKHIKVGVINGAEQDVAEVAKKVAKEKYGLEVELVGFSGSLLPNESTNAGDLDANVFQHRPFLAQDNKAHNYHLVAVGNTFVFPMAGYSRKIKSVAELKDGATIAIPNDPTNLGRALLLLQKEKLITLKGGTGLLPTAVDITDNPHNLKIMELEGAQLPRVLDDPKVDVAIISTTYLQQTGLSPVRDGIFIEDKNSPYVNIIVTREDNKDAENVKEFMQSYQSPEVAKAAETIFNGGAVPGW; translated from the coding sequence ATGAAATTACGTTTACGGGCCGCCGCCGCAGTGATGCTGGCGGGTCTGGTACTGGTCGGCTGCGACCAAAAGGGGAATGACGCAAAGCACATTAAGGTCGGCGTGATTAACGGCGCCGAGCAGGATGTGGCGGAAGTGGCGAAGAAGGTGGCCAAAGAGAAGTACGGTCTGGAGGTCGAGCTGGTGGGGTTCAGCGGCTCGCTGCTGCCTAACGAATCAACTAACGCCGGCGATCTGGACGCCAACGTCTTCCAGCATCGGCCTTTCCTCGCGCAGGACAACAAAGCGCATAACTATCATCTGGTGGCGGTCGGCAATACCTTCGTCTTCCCGATGGCCGGCTATTCCCGCAAGATCAAGTCAGTCGCCGAACTGAAAGACGGCGCGACGATCGCCATCCCCAACGATCCGACCAACCTCGGACGGGCGCTGCTGCTGCTGCAAAAAGAGAAGCTGATTACCTTAAAAGGCGGCACCGGCCTGCTGCCGACGGCGGTGGATATCACCGACAACCCGCATAACCTGAAGATTATGGAGCTGGAAGGGGCGCAACTGCCGCGCGTGCTCGACGATCCCAAAGTCGACGTGGCCATCATCAGCACCACCTACCTGCAGCAAACCGGGCTGTCGCCGGTTCGCGACGGCATCTTTATCGAAGATAAAAACTCGCCCTACGTGAACATCATCGTGACCCGGGAAGACAACAAAGACGCGGAAAACGTGAAAGAGTTTATGCAGTCGTACCAGTCGCCGGAGGTGGCGAAGGCGGCGGAGACTATCTTCAACGGCGGCGCGGTGCCAGGCTGGTAA
- a CDS encoding AraC family transcriptional regulator: MDSLSHLLTLLAPRCEVNLHCRFGGRWQAGHDQMRNGVVPWHVVLRGEGRLNVGSQTHHLRAGDVVLLPHGSPHVMESLVEWGQVLPVAHRFNGTVTEMRAGPAEGALEMLCGEFYFGPHVSWLFTEESTLIHLHTDTREDCPELEALLNVLVRESLAQRPGGSAIVRSLGDTLLVLLLRMLLGEQQPPGGLLRLMSDERLMPAVLAVMATPEQPWTLETMAARAFLSRATFARHFARVYHLTPQAWLSQLRMALAARLLRLERQTNLDVIAERCGFQSLASFSKRFKMRYGVTPGEWRRG; the protein is encoded by the coding sequence ATGGACAGTCTCAGTCATCTGCTGACGCTGCTGGCGCCGCGCTGCGAAGTGAACCTGCACTGCCGTTTCGGCGGCCGCTGGCAGGCCGGGCACGATCAAATGCGCAACGGCGTGGTGCCCTGGCACGTGGTGCTGCGCGGCGAGGGGCGGCTCAACGTCGGCAGCCAGACCCATCACCTGCGCGCGGGGGATGTCGTCCTCCTGCCCCACGGTTCGCCGCATGTGATGGAGAGCCTGGTGGAGTGGGGCCAGGTGCTGCCGGTGGCGCACCGGTTTAACGGTACGGTAACGGAAATGCGCGCCGGCCCGGCGGAGGGGGCGCTGGAGATGCTGTGCGGCGAATTTTATTTTGGCCCGCACGTCAGCTGGCTGTTCACTGAAGAATCGACGTTGATCCACCTGCATACCGATACGCGTGAAGACTGTCCGGAGCTGGAGGCGCTGCTTAACGTCCTGGTGCGCGAGAGCCTGGCGCAGCGTCCCGGCGGAAGCGCTATTGTGCGCAGCCTCGGCGATACGCTGCTGGTGCTCCTGCTGCGCATGCTGCTTGGCGAGCAACAGCCGCCCGGCGGTCTGCTGCGCCTGATGAGCGATGAACGTCTGATGCCGGCGGTGCTGGCGGTGATGGCGACCCCGGAGCAGCCGTGGACGCTGGAAACCATGGCCGCCCGTGCCTTTCTGTCGCGGGCCACCTTTGCCCGCCATTTTGCCCGCGTCTATCACCTGACGCCGCAGGCGTGGCTGTCGCAGCTGCGAATGGCGCTGGCCGCCCGGCTGCTGCGCCTGGAGCGGCAGACCAACCTCGATGTTATTGCCGAACGCTGCGGCTTTCAGTCGCTGGCGTCATTCTCGAAGCGCTTCAAAATGCGCTATGGCGTGACGCCGGGCGAGTGGCGCCGGGGCTAG
- a CDS encoding GNAT family N-acetyltransferase, translating into MTLIITKSINPDDQQELLAGLRHYNQQYLDAAQFGDLGVYSRDAQGVMQGGLIAKRKGNWLCIEYLWVSETTRGRGLGSELMQEAEQQAQALGCSHLLVDTFSFQALPFYQKLGYQLQMSLPDFPHAGMQRHYLSKAL; encoded by the coding sequence ATGACACTAATCATTACAAAAAGCATTAATCCCGACGATCAACAAGAATTGCTTGCCGGTCTGCGGCACTATAATCAGCAGTATCTCGATGCGGCACAGTTTGGCGATCTGGGGGTTTACTCCCGCGATGCGCAGGGGGTGATGCAGGGCGGGCTGATTGCCAAACGCAAGGGCAACTGGCTGTGCATTGAGTATCTGTGGGTCAGCGAGACGACGCGCGGGCGCGGGCTGGGGAGCGAGCTGATGCAGGAGGCGGAACAGCAGGCGCAGGCGCTAGGCTGCAGCCATCTGCTGGTGGATACCTTTAGCTTCCAGGCGCTGCCGTTTTATCAGAAATTAGGCTATCAGCTGCAGATGTCGCTGCCCGACTTCCCGCACGCAGGGATGCAGCGCCACTATTTGTCGAAGGCGCTATAA
- a CDS encoding carboxymuconolactone decarboxylase family protein yields MSRLADIREQDATGKAADIFAGIKKAMGKVPNAYLTIGGHSPAALQQALAHNAMLHKGSLSAQQLEAINLSVSEATGCDYCLAAHTLMAKKAGFSSEQIHALRRGEYAEDAQLDALVKFAQTLVTTTGTLPATDVAALRNAGFSDQQVIEIISAISAILFTNMVNRVNDTVVDFSKAD; encoded by the coding sequence ATGAGCCGTTTAGCTGATATCCGTGAACAAGACGCCACCGGTAAAGCCGCCGATATTTTCGCCGGGATCAAAAAAGCGATGGGCAAAGTGCCGAACGCCTACCTGACCATCGGCGGTCACTCGCCGGCGGCGCTGCAGCAGGCGCTGGCGCACAATGCCATGCTGCACAAAGGCAGCCTCAGCGCCCAACAGCTGGAAGCGATTAACCTGTCGGTCAGCGAAGCCACCGGCTGTGACTACTGTCTGGCCGCGCATACCCTGATGGCGAAAAAAGCGGGCTTCAGCAGCGAGCAGATCCATGCCCTGCGCCGCGGGGAGTATGCGGAAGACGCGCAGCTCGATGCGCTGGTGAAATTCGCGCAGACGCTGGTCACCACCACCGGCACGCTGCCGGCAACCGACGTCGCCGCGCTGCGCAACGCCGGTTTCAGCGACCAGCAGGTGATTGAGATTATCAGCGCCATCAGCGCGATCCTGTTCACCAACATGGTGAACCGGGTTAACGACACGGTGGTTGACTTCTCGAAAGCCGATTAA
- the eefA gene encoding multidrug efflux RND transporter periplasmic adaptor subunit EefA, with translation MKYIIAPIATALFLLSGCDNAQTSAPQQPTPEVGVVTLQSQPVPVVSQLTGRTTASLSAEVRPQVGGIIQKRLFTEGDMVKAGQALYQIDPSSYRATWNEAAAALKQAQALVVSDCQKAQRYASLVRDNGVSRQDADDAASTCAQDKASVESKKAALESARINLNWTTVTAPIAGRIGISSVTPGALVSADQDTALATIRGLDTMYVDLTRSSVDLLRLRKQSLASNSDTLSVTLTLEDGSTYQEKGRLALTEVAVDESTGSVTLRAIFPNPQHVLLPGMFVRARIDEGIMNDAILAPQQGITRDAKGDATALVVDAANKVEQRTVETGDTYGDKWLVLSGLKAGDKLIVEGTGKVAPGQTVKAVAVNNNGGNA, from the coding sequence ATGAAATACATCATAGCTCCCATCGCGACAGCATTATTTCTCCTTAGCGGATGCGATAATGCGCAGACATCTGCTCCGCAGCAACCCACGCCGGAAGTGGGCGTGGTCACCCTGCAAAGCCAGCCGGTGCCGGTAGTTAGCCAGCTCACCGGCCGCACCACCGCCTCGCTCAGCGCCGAAGTTCGCCCGCAGGTGGGCGGCATCATTCAGAAACGCCTGTTTACCGAAGGCGATATGGTGAAGGCCGGGCAGGCCCTTTACCAGATCGATCCCTCCAGCTATCGCGCGACCTGGAACGAAGCGGCGGCCGCGCTGAAACAGGCCCAGGCGCTGGTGGTCTCCGATTGCCAGAAGGCCCAGCGCTACGCGTCGCTGGTCAGGGATAACGGCGTTTCCCGCCAGGATGCCGACGACGCCGCCTCCACCTGCGCCCAGGACAAGGCCAGCGTGGAATCGAAAAAAGCGGCGCTGGAGAGCGCGCGCATCAACCTGAACTGGACCACCGTCACCGCGCCGATTGCCGGGCGCATCGGCATCTCGTCGGTTACGCCGGGGGCGCTGGTCTCCGCCGATCAGGATACCGCGCTGGCGACGATCCGCGGGCTAGACACCATGTATGTCGATCTGACGCGATCCAGCGTCGATCTCCTGCGTTTACGCAAACAAAGCCTGGCCAGCAACAGCGATACCCTCAGCGTGACCTTAACCCTGGAAGATGGCAGCACCTATCAGGAAAAAGGGCGTCTGGCGCTCACCGAAGTCGCCGTCGATGAATCCACCGGCTCGGTGACCCTGCGCGCTATCTTCCCCAACCCGCAGCACGTCCTGCTGCCGGGGATGTTTGTCCGCGCGCGCATCGATGAAGGCATTATGAACGACGCGATCCTCGCCCCGCAGCAGGGGATCACCCGCGATGCCAAAGGCGACGCCACGGCGCTGGTGGTCGATGCCGCCAACAAAGTTGAACAGCGTACCGTGGAAACCGGCGACACCTACGGCGATAAATGGCTGGTGCTGAGCGGCCTGAAAGCGGGCGATAAACTGATTGTCGAAGGCACCGGTAAAGTGGCCCCCGGACAGACAGTGAAGGCCGTTGCCGTCAACAATAACGGAGGCAACGCCTGA
- a CDS encoding TetR/AcrR family transcriptional regulator: MTAQKDQDAPRRPGRPRGKKPGTANREQLMDIALTLFARDGAGRVSLNAIAKEAGVTPAMLHYYFSSRDALVTQLIEERFMPLRNHISRIFVDHPQDPVLALTMMVETLAHMAEKNAWFAPLWMQEIIGEMPILRQHMDVRFGEERFQVMLETVRRWQLEGKINPALSPELLFTTVISLVLVPFSRIHSDPRLQAVNRQTIVSHALALMGHGVGG; the protein is encoded by the coding sequence ATGACAGCACAAAAGGATCAGGATGCCCCCCGCCGCCCGGGGCGGCCACGCGGTAAAAAACCGGGTACCGCCAACCGCGAACAGCTGATGGATATTGCCCTGACGCTGTTTGCCCGCGACGGGGCGGGCCGCGTATCGTTGAACGCCATCGCCAAAGAGGCCGGGGTGACGCCGGCGATGCTGCATTACTACTTCAGCTCGCGGGATGCGCTGGTGACCCAGCTGATTGAGGAGCGCTTTATGCCGCTGCGCAATCACATCAGCCGCATATTTGTCGATCATCCGCAGGACCCGGTGCTGGCGCTAACGATGATGGTCGAGACGCTGGCGCATATGGCGGAGAAAAACGCCTGGTTCGCGCCGCTGTGGATGCAGGAGATCATCGGCGAGATGCCGATCCTGCGTCAGCATATGGACGTCCGCTTCGGCGAAGAGCGCTTTCAGGTGATGCTGGAGACAGTGCGTCGCTGGCAGCTGGAAGGCAAGATCAATCCGGCGCTGTCGCCGGAGCTGTTATTTACCACGGTGATTAGCCTGGTGCTGGTGCCGTTTTCGCGTATCCACAGCGATCCGCGTTTACAGGCGGTCAACCGGCAGACTATCGTCAGCCACGCGCTGGCGTTAATGGGCCACGGCGTCGGGGGTTAA
- a CDS encoding MDR family MFS transporter produces MTTEVANPPVQSIRLLFSALLLVMLLSALDQTIVSTALPTIVGELGGLDKLSWVVTAYILSSTIAVPLYGKFGDLFGRKIVLQVAIGLFLVGSALCGLAQNMTQLVLMRGLQGLGGGGLMVISMAVVADVIPPANRGRYQGLFGGVFGLATVIGPLIGGFLVQHASWRWIFYINLPLGLFALLVIGAVFHSSNKRSQHQIDWLGAIYLSMALLCIILFTSEGGTVRPWSDPQLWCILAFGLIGIAGFIYEERLAFEPIIPLDLFRNRSFLLCSLIGFVIGMSLFGSVTFLPLYLQVVKEATPTEAGLQLIPLMGGLLLTSIISGRIISRTGKYRLFPILGTLLGVVGMVLLTRITIHSSLWQLYLFTGVLGAGLGLVMQVLVLAVQNAMPAKLYGVATSGVTLFRSIGGSIGVALFGAVFTHVLQSNLQKLLPEGAVLPQGMNPVAVQHLPADIRLDYLDAFGAAIHAAFLMAAGIMAVAFVLSWLLKEAPLKTAAH; encoded by the coding sequence ATGACTACTGAAGTCGCAAACCCACCGGTGCAGTCAATACGTCTGCTGTTTAGCGCATTGCTGCTGGTGATGCTGCTTTCGGCGCTGGATCAGACAATCGTCTCCACCGCGCTGCCGACGATTGTCGGCGAACTGGGCGGGCTGGACAAGCTTTCCTGGGTGGTCACTGCCTATATCCTCAGCTCCACCATTGCGGTGCCGCTGTACGGGAAATTTGGCGATCTGTTCGGTCGCAAAATTGTGCTGCAGGTGGCGATTGGACTGTTTCTCGTCGGCTCCGCGCTCTGCGGTCTGGCGCAGAATATGACCCAGCTGGTATTGATGCGTGGCCTGCAGGGGCTCGGCGGCGGCGGCCTGATGGTGATCAGCATGGCGGTGGTCGCCGACGTCATCCCGCCCGCCAACCGCGGGCGCTACCAGGGGCTGTTCGGCGGTGTCTTCGGCCTCGCGACGGTGATTGGCCCGCTGATCGGCGGCTTCCTCGTGCAGCATGCCTCCTGGCGCTGGATCTTCTATATCAACCTGCCGCTGGGCCTGTTCGCGCTGTTGGTGATCGGCGCGGTATTCCACAGCAGCAATAAACGCAGCCAGCATCAGATTGACTGGCTGGGAGCCATCTACCTCAGCATGGCGCTGCTGTGCATTATTCTGTTTACCTCGGAGGGGGGTACCGTTCGTCCATGGAGCGATCCGCAGCTATGGTGCATTCTGGCCTTCGGCCTGATCGGTATCGCCGGCTTCATTTATGAAGAACGGCTGGCGTTTGAACCGATTATCCCGTTGGATCTGTTCCGTAACCGCAGCTTTCTGCTGTGTAGCCTGATTGGCTTCGTCATCGGTATGTCGCTGTTCGGGTCGGTCACCTTTCTGCCGCTCTACCTGCAGGTGGTGAAGGAGGCGACGCCAACCGAGGCCGGGCTGCAGCTGATCCCCCTGATGGGCGGCCTGCTGCTGACCTCGATTATCAGCGGGCGGATTATCAGCCGCACTGGTAAATATCGCCTGTTTCCGATCCTCGGTACCCTGCTCGGCGTGGTGGGTATGGTGTTGCTGACCCGCATCACCATTCACTCGTCGCTGTGGCAGCTGTATCTGTTTACCGGCGTGCTGGGGGCAGGTCTGGGACTGGTGATGCAGGTACTGGTGCTGGCGGTGCAGAATGCGATGCCGGCGAAGCTGTACGGCGTGGCCACCTCCGGCGTGACCCTGTTCCGCTCGATTGGCGGCTCCATCGGCGTGGCGCTGTTTGGCGCGGTGTTCACGCATGTGCTGCAGAGCAACCTGCAAAAACTGCTGCCGGAAGGGGCGGTGCTGCCGCAGGGAATGAATCCGGTGGCGGTTCAGCACCTGCCCGCGGATATCCGCCTCGACTACCTCGACGCCTTCGGCGCGGCGATCCACGCGGCGTTCCTGATGGCGGCCGGCATTATGGCGGTGGCGTTTGTTCTCTCCTGGCTGTTAAAGGAGGCGCCGCTGAAGACCGCGGCGCATTAA
- a CDS encoding DUF1348 family protein gives MAEQRPPLPPFTRESAIQKVRAAEDGWNSRDAEKVALAYTVDSEWRNRSEFVHGRGQIVEFLQRKWRKEQQYRLIKELWAWQENRIAVRFAYEWCDDSGNWFRSYGNENWEFDQHGLMQTRYACINDLPIAESERLFHWPQGRRPDDHPGLSDLGL, from the coding sequence ATGGCCGAACAACGTCCCCCGTTACCGCCGTTTACCCGCGAGAGCGCTATCCAGAAGGTCCGCGCCGCGGAAGATGGCTGGAACAGCCGCGATGCCGAAAAAGTCGCCCTGGCCTACACCGTGGATAGCGAATGGCGCAACCGCAGCGAATTTGTCCACGGCAGGGGGCAAATTGTGGAGTTCCTGCAGCGAAAATGGCGCAAAGAGCAGCAATATCGGCTGATTAAGGAGCTATGGGCATGGCAGGAGAATCGCATCGCCGTGCGCTTCGCCTATGAGTGGTGCGACGACAGCGGCAACTGGTTTCGCTCGTACGGCAATGAAAACTGGGAGTTTGATCAGCATGGGCTGATGCAGACGCGCTACGCCTGCATCAACGATCTGCCGATTGCCGAGAGCGAGCGCCTGTTCCACTGGCCCCAGGGCCGTCGTCCGGACGATCATCCGGGGCTCAGCGATCTGGGGCTGTAA
- a CDS encoding LysR family transcriptional regulator translates to MDRLNAMALLVKVTELGSMSAAARALNMPLTTVSRHIGELESALGVRLLARTTRKLTLTDAGVDYVAAARRILEEVENAERQATGEYQEPKGELVISAPTMFGRQHVLPVIGEFIARYPQIRVRLLLSDRNADLVGDHVDLAVRIGELADSSMVATRLGTMRIVACAHPALLAKYGEPQRPRDLAALPIIRIESPMPYRGWRFRTAEREDQLINLPPVLSVTTPESAADAARLGVGVARLLHYQALDGLRHGELRLLLERVEPEPAPVHLLYTARELTPLKLRKFIDFAAPALRQALLRIAGAA, encoded by the coding sequence ATGGATCGATTAAACGCGATGGCGCTGCTGGTGAAAGTGACCGAGCTGGGGAGTATGTCGGCGGCGGCGCGGGCGCTGAACATGCCGTTGACCACCGTCAGCCGCCATATTGGCGAGCTGGAGAGCGCACTGGGCGTGCGCCTGCTGGCGCGAACCACCCGCAAACTGACGCTCACCGACGCCGGAGTCGATTATGTCGCCGCCGCCCGGCGGATCCTCGAGGAGGTGGAAAACGCCGAACGCCAGGCGACGGGCGAATATCAGGAACCAAAAGGCGAGCTGGTGATCTCCGCGCCGACGATGTTTGGCCGCCAGCACGTTCTCCCGGTGATCGGTGAATTTATCGCCCGTTATCCACAAATTCGCGTCCGTTTGCTGCTCAGCGATCGCAATGCCGACCTGGTGGGCGACCATGTCGATCTGGCGGTGCGGATTGGCGAACTGGCGGACAGCAGCATGGTGGCCACCCGCCTCGGCACCATGCGGATTGTGGCCTGCGCCCATCCGGCGCTGCTGGCGAAATACGGCGAGCCGCAGCGGCCGCGCGATCTGGCGGCGCTGCCGATCATCCGTATTGAATCGCCGATGCCCTATCGCGGCTGGCGCTTTCGCACCGCCGAGCGGGAGGACCAGCTGATTAACCTGCCGCCGGTATTATCCGTCACCACGCCGGAGAGCGCCGCCGATGCCGCGCGGCTGGGGGTGGGCGTGGCCCGCTTACTGCATTATCAGGCGCTGGATGGCCTGCGCCACGGGGAGCTACGCCTGCTGCTTGAGCGCGTCGAGCCGGAACCCGCGCCGGTCCATTTGCTGTATACCGCACGGGAGCTGACGCCGCTTAAGCTGAGGAAATTTATCGATTTTGCCGCGCCGGCGCTGCGTCAGGCGCTGCTGCGCATCGCTGGCGCCGCTTAA
- a CDS encoding IS110 family transposase, whose translation MKVSTLGIDLAKNVFQLHGVDHEGHTILRKKLTRAKFVQFVIQLDPCLIGMEACSSSHHFARLFSRHGHEVKLIPPQYVKPYVKTNKTDAADAEAICEAVTRPNMRFVQIKTEEQQAVLALHTERGILIRERIACSNSLRATLAEFGITIAAGQSHLTCELPAILEDGENGLSPFVRTSIYRQSKHIRELEEQVKQVEEALDSWYRTQEACQRMAKIPGVGMLTATYVVAAVGNARQFSTAKQFASWLGLTPKEHSSGGKQQLGGISKRGDGYFRYLLVHGARALTAWVNRNGAVEENSWLQGLLERKHYNVAVVAMAAKTARIMWSMLTHNTEYQPRQPA comes from the coding sequence ATGAAAGTATCAACTCTTGGTATCGACCTGGCAAAGAACGTTTTTCAGCTTCATGGTGTCGATCACGAAGGCCATACTATTTTGCGTAAGAAGCTGACTCGGGCTAAGTTCGTTCAGTTTGTTATTCAACTGGACCCTTGCCTGATTGGCATGGAAGCCTGTTCATCCAGCCATCATTTTGCACGGTTATTCAGTCGCCACGGCCATGAGGTAAAACTCATTCCTCCGCAATATGTGAAGCCCTATGTCAAAACGAACAAGACGGATGCAGCAGACGCTGAAGCAATTTGCGAAGCGGTAACCCGCCCGAATATGCGTTTTGTACAGATAAAAACCGAAGAGCAGCAGGCCGTTCTAGCGTTACACACTGAACGGGGAATACTTATCCGTGAGCGGATCGCCTGTTCCAATAGTTTAAGAGCCACACTTGCTGAGTTTGGAATTACGATTGCGGCCGGACAAAGCCATTTAACCTGTGAGCTGCCAGCCATTCTGGAGGACGGCGAAAATGGTTTATCTCCCTTCGTCAGAACCAGCATCTACAGACAGTCTAAACATATCCGGGAACTTGAGGAGCAAGTTAAACAGGTAGAAGAAGCTCTGGACTCTTGGTACAGAACGCAGGAAGCCTGCCAGAGAATGGCCAAAATCCCGGGGGTTGGCATGCTAACGGCCACTTATGTGGTAGCAGCTGTGGGTAATGCCCGACAATTCAGTACCGCAAAGCAGTTCGCTTCATGGCTGGGGCTGACACCAAAGGAACATTCCAGCGGAGGGAAACAGCAACTGGGAGGGATCAGCAAACGTGGCGATGGATATTTCCGATACCTGCTGGTTCACGGCGCACGTGCACTTACCGCCTGGGTCAACCGGAATGGCGCGGTTGAGGAGAATTCCTGGCTTCAGGGACTACTTGAGCGGAAGCACTACAATGTAGCTGTTGTCGCCATGGCGGCAAAAACAGCAAGGATCATGTGGTCAATGTTGACACACAATACTGAATATCAACCTCGCCAGCCTGCCTGA
- a CDS encoding pyridoxamine 5'-phosphate oxidase family protein translates to MAATFLDIAVTPDVMDVQHEMGSDSLWQTPHSRRQADRFGDSEAGMIATRDSFYLATVSQSGWPYIQHRGGPEGFLHLLDDTTLAMADFGGNRQYITTGNLRGSDRACLFLMDYPRRARLKIYATVEVLAAEDHPQLLAQVAPANYRARIERLFLFHLQAFDWNCPQHITPRYSAQQVAEYSQNLQQRIHDLEQENQRLQQQLARRGE, encoded by the coding sequence ATGGCAGCAACCTTTCTCGATATCGCCGTCACCCCGGACGTGATGGATGTGCAGCATGAAATGGGCAGCGACTCGCTGTGGCAAACGCCGCACAGTCGCCGCCAGGCCGACCGCTTCGGCGACAGCGAAGCGGGGATGATCGCCACCCGCGACAGCTTTTATCTGGCGACGGTGTCGCAGAGCGGCTGGCCCTATATTCAGCATCGCGGCGGCCCGGAGGGGTTTCTGCATCTGCTGGATGACACCACCCTGGCGATGGCGGATTTCGGCGGCAACCGGCAGTACATCACCACCGGCAATCTGCGCGGCAGCGACCGGGCCTGCCTGTTTTTGATGGATTATCCGCGCCGTGCCAGGCTGAAAATCTACGCCACCGTCGAGGTGCTGGCGGCAGAGGACCACCCGCAACTGCTGGCGCAGGTGGCGCCGGCAAACTATCGCGCCCGCATTGAACGTCTGTTTCTTTTTCATTTGCAGGCGTTTGACTGGAACTGCCCGCAGCACATTACGCCGCGCTACAGCGCGCAGCAGGTGGCGGAATATAGCCAGAACCTGCAGCAGCGTATTCATGACCTGGAGCAGGAGAATCAGCGCCTGCAGCAGCAATTAGCCCGCAGAGGAGAGTAA
- a CDS encoding DMT family transporter has translation MVRQRQADLLLIAATVIAACGWIFSREAIAGMPVFAFLGLRFFFAALLLLPFCRGYRPEKPHWPKLIISGLWFALNLCLWIYSVSTTASLGEGAFIMSLSMLFVPLTAWVMMKVRPPRAWWECLPIAVVGLGLLSLHMPIVFHPSQGWFLLTALVQSIWFCYTSRCAREVPLIPLTTVQLAITGIVGLTISAAVERWDQPMTLPTLGWLVASIVIATSLRFGLQMKGQKYAAVASAAIIMVIEPLLTVIAAALWYGEQLPLQKIIGGVLILVAQLWFRWRMLKP, from the coding sequence ATGGTACGCCAACGGCAGGCCGACCTGCTGCTGATTGCCGCGACGGTGATTGCCGCCTGCGGCTGGATATTTTCCCGCGAGGCGATCGCCGGCATGCCGGTATTCGCGTTTCTTGGGCTGCGCTTTTTCTTCGCCGCGCTGCTTCTGCTGCCGTTCTGTCGTGGTTATCGCCCGGAAAAGCCGCACTGGCCAAAGCTCATCATCAGCGGACTCTGGTTTGCCCTCAACCTCTGCCTGTGGATCTATTCGGTCTCCACGACGGCGTCGCTCGGCGAAGGGGCCTTTATCATGAGCCTGTCGATGCTGTTCGTCCCGCTGACCGCGTGGGTGATGATGAAGGTGCGCCCGCCGCGCGCCTGGTGGGAGTGCCTGCCGATCGCGGTGGTGGGCCTGGGGCTGCTCAGCCTGCATATGCCAATAGTGTTTCACCCCAGCCAGGGCTGGTTTTTGCTGACCGCGCTGGTGCAGTCGATCTGGTTCTGTTACACCAGCCGCTGTGCGCGTGAAGTGCCGCTGATCCCCCTGACCACCGTGCAGCTGGCGATCACCGGTATCGTCGGGTTGACCATCTCCGCTGCCGTTGAACGCTGGGACCAGCCGATGACCCTGCCGACCCTCGGCTGGCTGGTGGCCAGTATTGTCATCGCCACTAGCCTGCGCTTCGGCCTGCAGATGAAGGGGCAGAAGTACGCGGCGGTGGCCAGCGCGGCCATCATTATGGTGATCGAGCCGCTGCTGACGGTGATTGCCGCCGCGCTGTGGTACGGCGAACAGCTGCCGCTACAGAAGATTATCGGCGGCGTGCTGATCCTGGTGGCCCAGCTGTGGTTCCGCTGGCGGATGCTTAAGCCGTAA